In the Apodemus sylvaticus chromosome 3, mApoSyl1.1, whole genome shotgun sequence genome, AGTTGGGGCATCTTCCAGAGATCAAAGACCTGGACTCTCTCTGGGTTCACATCCCTAGGCAACTGGCCAAACTCTGGAGGGTCAGTTGTACAAAGCCCCGCCCACAAAGTCTTGCCTACGCCCTCTTGGTACCTCATGAGAGGACCGGGCAAGCTGGCGTAGTGAGAGACTGTGCCAGACTTGACAGTATCAGCCGCGCTGCCCTCAGAACTGACCTCACTCTCATCTCTATTGCAGAACACAGATCTGTTTGAGATGATTGAAAAGATGCAGGTAAGGATGGGCCAGGGCGCCCAGACCCGCCTAGGCTAAGGTGGAGGCCCCTCTTTGCAGAGCATTGAAGGACTAGTGTTAGGCACCTTTCTCCTCTCTGACTGTGAACTCTTCTGGGCTCCCAGGGTCCCCAGCAGGCCATCCCCACACGCACATACCCAGCCAGCTCATTGGAGTCCTGGTGGGCTCCTCTGCAGAAACCCCATGCAGAATGGAGGAGGGGACAGATGGGTACGGGGAGGCCTTAATGAGCCGGGCAGCCTGGGGTGCAGTCCTGACCCTTCTCACCCTCTACCTCCCAGCCCTGGCTAGCATGTGGCATGGGTGAATTCTCCCATGTATCTCTTGATGCATTAGctccctcccaacacacacacacacacacacacacacacacaccacatgcctgCATATACCgccctgcccccactcccagCAGCACGTACACTCCTGCACagagcccccagcccctccctgctgCTATACCTCCCTCAACATGTTAGAAGAAGCCAGAGGCCCGAGGACCCAATCCAGCCAGCTCCTTGTTCTGCAAGTGCCCTCCCTACATGAGTATCTCGCCTGGGCCTTTCCCCTCAGCCCAGGGAGGGCTCCTGGTGACAGGCATGGCGGAAGGGTAACCAACAGCATACCTTCTCCCGCAGGGAAGCAGGATGGATGAACAGCGATGCTCCTTCCCGCCACCCCTCAAGGTAGGCGGAGCAGGCCAGACTCTGGGGCAGACATCCTTCTGGGCTGGGTAGGGCTACTGTGCTGTGTGCCACTACTGGACCACAGCAGTATGTAGAGCCTTTGCCCTGATCCTGGCAAGAGCCTTCAAAGCCAGCTCTCGCTGCCCTCGGGCACCATGCAGGTACCTGCCCCTCCGGGCCACCCAGTACTAAAGCTGAAGCCATTGCTGCAAAGATGGCTGTCATCACATGACTGTGTTTACTCACTGAGACCCTGCTCTACTCTGTTCTTGTTTGGGGCAAGGCCGTGCACAGGTCCTCGGAGAGCCATGTACCTCTCATTCAGAATTCTACCTTGGAGATGTGGCCGGACCTAGGGGAGGGTCACAGGGCTGTGTCAGGTGCTGGGCTGTAAGACTGAAGCTTCGTTCAAGGTTGGGGTCTCAGAGCTGTCCTCCAACTGATGCCACTCAGGGGTGTGGTAGGAATGTCAGTTATGAGGTCTTACTTAGACTTCTGCTTCCGTGTGCATCTGGGCTAGCCTGGGGAAGAAGAGGGCCTCGCCCTGTCCCTGGAAGAAAGCTTCTGAAGATATCAAACTCAGGGAACTCAGAGCAACCTGGagctgtgtatgtctgtgtgtatgcatgtgtgtgtgtgtgtgtgtgtgtctgtgtgtatacatgtgtgtgcatgcatacgatacccgtgtatgtgtgtgtattgtgtgcatgcatacaacatccatgtgtctgtgtgtatacatgtgtgtgcatgcatatgacatgtgtgtgtttgtgtgtgcgtgcacacacacgcatgttcATGTATCCATGAAAGCCCCACCTCAGCTGGCCCTTGTCTTGTTTATATTTGCAGACGGAAGAGGACTATATTCCCTACCCAAGTGTCCATGAGGTACTAGCCTGAGCCCCACATTCACGTTTACTATGATCCTGGGAAGCCCTCATGAAAGACTTTCCCATTGGAGACCCACTTCCTGGTTCTGAGGGTTCCAAGGTTCTTTGAATCTGAGGCCTCTGGACCATACTctcttccacccctcccccatccttggCATAGCACTGAGAGGTGCGGAGCCAAGTGGGTTCCCCAGAGGGGTGGATGAAAGTCTAGGACCTCACGGCCCTGGGCTGTCTGTCTAGTATGTCCTGGGTCTGACTTGGGAGGCTGCCCTGGGTCCCTTAATGGGTGCTGTACAGAGTAGCTCTCAGCTGAGTACCTCTCTAGGTTTTGGGGCGAGAAGGGCCCTTCCCCCTCATCCTACTGCCCCAGTTTGGGGGCTACTGGATTGAAGGCACCAACCACGAAATCAGCAGCATTCCTGAGACAGAGCCTCTGCAGTCTCCCACCACCAAGGTCAAGCTGGAGTGCAACCCCACAGCCCGAATCTACCGGAAGCACTTTCTAGGCAAGGTGAGCTGCCGGCTGGTGTGAGAGACTGGCCCtgggagcgggggtgggggtggggggtgggggggagtgacTAGGTAGGCATCTCAAAATTCTGAGTCTCAGGAAGCATCTGTGGCTTCATTCATTCTCCCCAACAAACATTGCAAAGGGCAGTTAGGCATGGTTGTCGAGAGGAGAGACCCCATCACGGCTTGTGCCTTAGCTAGGTTACCTGTTACATGCCTGTTTGCCCTTCTgtaaaaatgacagttatgaTGTCTGTCTCTCACTGGTTGCTGGGAAGCCTTAGTGAGAAGATGCTAGAATGAcatctgaaactttttttttcatgtgagcAAATAATGAGCACCGGCTGTACGCCTGGTCTTGCTTGAGCACCGACTGTATGCCTGGTCTTGCTTGAGCACCGGCTGTATGCCTGGTCTTGCTTGAGCACCGGCTGTATGCCTGGTCTTGCCCTGGGCACCAGCTATGGGGCAGCAAACAAAATCGATCCAGACCTGGCCCTCAGCAGCTAGGgcaggctggaagacacaggggTGTCATGGCTTGACTAGGTCTGGGGTCCCCATGGCCTCAGCAGAGACCCAATAACTGCGGTGTCAGACCCAATAACCTTGGGTGTCAGTCTGCTGAGTGCTGGCTGGGCAAGGTGACGACTCTCCAGAGTTGTCAGGTGTGAGCCGGATACAGTGATGCATGTCTGTCATCGCAGCACTGGgcaacctgaggcaggaggattaccagaagttcaaggcctcCCTGGGCCACAGAGCAAGTCCTTGTttcacagaaacaaaatgaaagaaatgactgGGTGAGAGTTGAGAGAAGCCCTGTGCTGGGACCCTAGGTTTTACACGCGTGGCCAGTGTGCCGTGAAAACAGAAGAGTTGGTTATCTCGCCGGCTCTGAGACCTCAGGGCCTGAGGACCAGTGTGGGCTCCTTCTGCTGACCTCTCCTGTTATCTTGGGTGTTTTATTTAACCTTCTTGAACTGCTTCCTTATCTGTGAAATATGGGGTAAGACAAGTGCACGGGGCGTACGTAATCGACATACGGTTGGTAGCAGCTGCCACCAGCCCTGCCTGTCCCACCATGAGAGCAAGGCTTGCCTGCTCTGAGGGAAGGGAAGGCTGAAACTCTGGTGCGGTGACTCGGGCAATATTAGTTATGGAGCCTTCCGCTAAGATGCCCCGGAAGATGGGGCTTGAAGCCAGggaatagagtgtgtgtgtgtgtgtgtgtgtgtgtgtgtgtgtgtgtatgtgtgtgtgtgtgtagaaggggTATCCTGGCCCGATTGGGAAGCTATGTGGTTTCAGTACAGACCCAGGGCACCAGCCTACCTCTAGGAAATACTCGTGCTGactgggttgggggtgggtggggcactTCACCGTGCCACTGATTAACCTAGCAGGCCCAAGCTCCATCCTTTGCCTGGGGACAGACCCAGAACATAGCACAGGAGTCTACCTCCTGGCTGAGCCTGCGGTGGAGGACAGGGAGACCTCCATCCCAAGTGCCCACTGTCCAGTGCTATGTCTAAGAATCATGACTGTGAGCCTGGTACACAGTTGGCACTCATGATACTAGGTGGAGGTAGGGGCCTTCAGCACTCACAGGTGTGGTGGCCAGGGTCAGGtcagtgggatgggggaggggtagcTGGGAAAACAGTGCCCAGAGCAGGGACCACATCACACGTCAGGAACTGTTGATGATGGTGACGTCAGACGCCAATTTCCGGAGAGCCTGAGACCACCTTCCACTGAGTCTCTAGGGCTCCTCTGCCCTTGCTGGGAACTCCCGGCCTCTGGACTCCTGGCCAAGTACCTGCCACTCACCTATGGACAGTGCCAGGCATTTGGGGGGTTTTCTTCACCCTATGCCCAGGCCAGGGGTTAGGGGAACCACGGTCTGGATCCATTCATTGGCCTCTAAACTGCAAATCTGAGGGcaccccccagccccacctcttTCTACACCCTGCCTCCAAATGCAGTGTTCATGTTTAAACAAGACTCACTTCCAGGATGACTCGCAGGGCGGGTGTGGCTGAACAGCGCCACTCCCTGGCCTGGGCCAGCAGGGGGAGCCCAGGgccaggctggggctggggcttctCACTTCTGGGCTTAGGGGTTTTTCCCTTAAAAAAAGATTCAGGGCCTGGGTATGCAGAGTGGGTGCCATTCCTGTCATAGGTATCCCCTGTGCCCTGTGGACTGTCTTACCAGCCCTATGCCCTCTGCTCTAGGTGAGGCAGGAGGGCAGAAACCTGCCTGGTCAGTTAAGACGCATCACTTCCTGTTTCTCACGGGCCCTGGCTTCAGGGGCCACTGAGCCACAGCTGGGCCATCAGCCGCTcagcttcttttccttttaatttccgTTTCTTTTTAGCTAGttggcccccaccccaccctcctcctctgtggaggtcagaagagtggATCCGGCTGTAGTTACAGGccgttgtgagccacctgacatggtgTCGGAAACAGAAATCTGGTGCATGCTCTCGCCTGCCGAGGCATCCGGCCCATcccatctttctcttttcctaagacaaagtctcactgtgttgctcaggctggccttgaactcgggaccgcctgcttcagcctcccaggcTGGAAAGCCAGGTATCTACAACCCCACCTGGCTAGTTGGGTTTTCTTCTTGAGCGTTTGCTGAGTACTCAGGAACtaggacacatatacacacacatgcttatacatacaggTGTGCAGATGTGCATGTGGTTCTGACCTTGGTAGGGAGCCGGAGACAAGGTTCCAACAGacattcttttttggtttttttaattttgtttttcttctcgctctggcccaaagattggTTGATATGttagcacactgtagctgtcctcagacacaccagaagaggcatcagatctcattatggatggttgtgagccaccatgtggttgctgggatttgaactcaggacgtccggaagagcagtcagtgctcttaaccgctgagccatttctccagcccccccccatcAGACATTCTTGAACACCACGCCAGACACTTTACCTGACTCACTTGCCCTATTCAGATAGGTGGCCGCCATCTGGGCTAATAGACCAGGAGAGGGAGGTCTAGAAAAGCAGGAGTGGTTCTCAGCTGGTAAGGGGCGGAGCTAATGCAGTCTGTTGTCGCCCTGGGCCCATGGCATTGGTGAGGGACTGGTTTTAGAAGCTGACACCTCATCTCCCTCacttcccctgcccctcccaccacAGGAACACTTCAATTACTATTCCCTGGACACTGCTCTCGGCCACCTGGTTTTCTCGCTCAAGTATGACGTCATCGGAGATCAAGAGCACCTGCGGCTATTGCTTAGGTATGGGCAGTAGAGGGGGGAAGCCCAGGACAGTAGGGAGGACTGAGGTCTCTAGGAGTCCCAGGGCTCGGCTCACTGTACCTGCCTTCCtgatggaggcccagagaggagCAGGAATTTGCCTGAGGTCGCACAGCAAGGTAGTGCCTTAGCCAGGCTCGGTGCCCCACTACCATCTTTGGTCTCCCCGAGGTCTTCCCACTGTTCAGTCTCTCACCTGCATTGCTTTCTCCTCCCAGGACCAAGTGTCGGACCTACCATGACGTCATCCCCATCTCCTGCCTCACCGAGTTCCCCAACGTGGTCCAGATGGCAAAGGTGAGGCCCTGAGTATCCTGGGTCTGGCACTTCCGGGATCCGGTGCCTGCGTGTGGCAGCCACCTCTATGGGCAGCCTCTTACCCTGTCTACCCAGTGTGCACGCTGCTCTGGGTTGCCCTGGGTACCTGCATGTGTGCTTCTAGCTCTCTTTACAGAGCACCCACAGATCCTAGGGGGCCCCAGTTCTCCCAGCTCCATTCTGAGCAGCAGTGAGGGCTCTTAGTCTTTTATTAGCCTCTGGTGCTTCCAGAGCAGCCCGTCCCTACCCAGGaagtctctccctttctctctgagcCCGACTTACGGCCCTGCCTGTGCTCTCTTGCAGCTGGTATGTGAAGATGTCAATGTGGATCGATTCTACCCCGTGCTTTACCCTAAGGTACCTGACCTGGCTTGTTTACCAAGGATGGGTGGCACCTGTGTGTACTCTTGATGGTTACACATGTCCCTCAGATCCTCTTGTTTGCCCCTGACAGCCCTACATCGTCCACAGTGTGTAGCAGTGTCAGTGCTATCTGGGGAACGTCCTAGGATGGTCTGGGCTCTGGATTTCCTTTCCGTGGTCCTCGCCTTCCAGGGGATCCAGGGCCACAGAACACCTACAGCTCTATACATGCCTCCTCATAGCACATGCACTTCAGCCCCATGCTGCCGGCTCTGGTGGCATCCATGAGGATCCTGAAATAATAAGTCCTGGAAGCCATGGTCTTGAAAGATGGCGGTGGTTCCTGGCTGGGTTTTTGATCAGGCTGACGTCCTGTAAGGTGAAGGAAGGGACGTCATAAAGCAAGCCCCACGTCTTGGTTTCTGTGGGACAAACAGGCTCAAAGTGAGGAGGGACACCCACTCAAGGCCCCAGGGCTGACTGGTCAGAATTCAGGTGTCTAGGAGCATGAGGAGGTTTGCCCAAGGGTCAGGGAGTGAGCTGGGCGTTGCAGAATGGATTGGGGTGGCCTTGGCCATGACAGCCAACTTGGAAATTCAGCGGGATCAGGGCCCAGGCCTGACCCTGGGCAGGCCTGCAGGTTGCTGACCTAAGGTAAACTGCTGAAGCCTTTGAAAGCAAGGGGTCAGGGAAGGGTGGAGTCTCTCCTTGCGAGGATGGTAGTGTGTGGTGCCTGGCACAGGGCGGCTGGCACTGTGATGCTCCCGCATCCACAACCCTCGCTCTGCTCTCCACAGGCCTCCAGGCTCATTGTCACCTTTGACGAACATGTTATCAGCAATAACTTCAAGTTCGGAGTCATTTATCAGAAGCTCGGCCAGGTGTGTTTACCCTTCCCCTCTCCTGGCCTGGTCCTGCggcctaccccaccccacctcaccctcaACCGCTGCCACCCGCCCACCCGCCCGCCAGCCCACTCAGTTTCCTGGGAGCTTGGGGACTGCTCATGGCCACTCTGGGAGGAAGTAGAGCTGAGGGAGGGCCACTCAGGAGCTGCCCCGTTGTGACCTTGCCCCTGTGTGATCTCTCCAGACGTCTGAGGAAGAACTATTCAGTACCAACGAGGAAAGTCCTGCCTTCGTGGAATTCCTTGAGTTTCTGGGCCAAAAAGTCAAATTGCAGGATTTTAAGGGGTAAGGGCTGGATGAAGAGCTGTTCTGACCAAGTCCCTGAGCAGGGGGAGCCCCATCCTGGCCGCACGCAGGCCCGGCTGGAGCTGGAGACTGAGCCATGGCCTTGGGGGCCTGGGGACAGGTTCCGAGGAGGCCTGGACGTGACGCACGGGCAGACAGGGACCGAGTCCGTATACTGCAACTTTCGCAACAAGGAGATCATGTTTCACGTGTCCACCAAGCTGCCCTACACGGAAGGGGACGCCCAGCAGGTAGCCCGGGCACCCGTCTGTCTACCTGTTTCCTGTGTCACCTGCGACCCTGTCTACTCATCTGTTTAGCATCCATCACACCAGACTCAGTGTGGCCCTGTGCTGCAGATACCGAATCGATCCATTTCCCCCCAGGATGGGCTGCAGGtgggacaggggaggagggaaagcctTGGCTCCTACCTCTGTGAGTTGATGGTGGCATCTCTCAGGATGTGACTGTAGTAAATTATACACAGCAGGGGCCCTGCCTGGGtgagcttgttttttttttttttttttttttcttggtgagGAGCAAGAGACATGGTGGGGTCACATGGGGGTCCCGCAACTGAGCAGAGCCAGGAGTACTTTTAAGGTGAAGTGACAGGCTGTCAAGTTGCTAAGTGCAGAGTCCCACGCAGAAAGAAGAGGGAGCTCAGGAATGTTCTTAGACCTACACTCAAAATTCGGTTCCTCTTGTCACGAGCTCTCCCATCAGGCCATCTGCTCGGctgtaccccaccccacccccagcccagagTGCTAAAAGGTGCTTATGGCTGAAGGAGATATATTACTCTtactgggttttttctttgattttcccCCCCTTTTAGCAATACTAACTTCATTGTTCAGTGATGGACTCTGGGGGTGCCAAGACAGGGTTGGGATAGGAAAGGGCTGAGTGGTGGAACCTGCGTTGAAGTCCCTGAGGGTATCAAGAGACCTTGGAACCACACAGCTTCCATTTTCCCATCTGTCAGAGGTTGCCAAGGAGATGGGAATCGTCTTAAGTTTTGCCGTTTCGGGGGTGGGCAGGGAACACACATGTCTGGATGTATTCTCCACTTGCTCcacgccccctcccccagccctacACTCTCTGGCACCCCTGCCCCACACCCTGTAGCCAGGCTATGAAGTCCTGTGGCCCTGTCTCAGCTGCAGCGGAAGCGGCATATTGGGAACGACATCGTGGCTGTGGTCTTCCAGGACGAAAACACGCCCTTCGTGCCAGACATGATCGCATCCAACTTTCTGCATGCCTATGTGGTGGTGCAGGCAGAGGGGGGTGGCCCCGATGGCCCCCTCTACAAGGTGGGTACACCGGGGCCTCCGAGGGCTCTTGGCTGTGAGGAGTGAGGCCGCCTTAGAGGGGCCTTGCTTTCCTGCTTCCCCCTGTTGTCCCTGTCTGGCCTCCCCCCCCTCCACTAGCCTTTGTATCCTTGTGGGGTTCCTGCATCAGTCCCACCCTGAAAATTCAGGACAACAGCCAGAGGAGCTGAAATTCTGGTTTAAAAGGTCCCCAAACTGAGCAGCCCcagagcccccccacccccgagcccCACGGCATAGGAGCCGCTTTGGGGGTCTCTGACCCATCAGactctgcttcctttcctctcaGGTCTCAGTCACTGCTAGAGACGACGTGCCCTTTTTTGGGCCTCCCCTCCCGGATCCTGCTGTGTTCAGGAAGGTAAGAGGcagcccccctccccgcccccatcaCCAGGGCAGGACTAGAGTGGGAGGGGCCTGGGGCGCCTTAGTCTTGTCCCAGGAGGACTTGAAGCCTCACTGTGTCCTGGGGCCTGGGTACCCCTTCAACCTTCAGCAGTGCTCCCTCGCTTTGTCTTGATAGATGCTGTGGCTTATTCTACAAGGTCACAGGCTGTTTTACATTTTTCCCAGCTGACTGTGGCCTTTCATGTCTTCTCTTTGACAGCCTTTCCTCtgtttgtgggggaggggcacacgtCTCTGCCAACCTCTCAGTAGACACAGCAAAGCCTGCTttgccccccccctccctccacttACATGGACTCCCAGTTAGCGGGTTTCCATCAGGGTACAGAGTCCCTCACAGGTGCCTGGCTAGAGAGCGGGACTCTGGGAGCTCCGGCCCCTTCCCCTAATGGTCACCTGACCCTCTTCTCACTTCCTCCACGCTGCGGGGGGATCCCAGGGGCCTGAGTTCCAGGAATTTCTGCTGACGAAGTTGATCAATGCTGAGTACGCGTGCTACAAAGCAGAGAAGTTTGCCAAACTGGAGGTGAgcgtgggagggagggagggagggagggagggcggacaaactggaggtgagcatgggctggagggagggaggatggacaCCCTccctggagggagggaaaggacacGCTCGTACCTGGGCTTTGGGGGTGCTGACGGTGCCAGTGCCGTGCAAGAGGTGGGAGTTGGAGACCTGGGGAAGCAGCGCAGCTACCTAACGCGCACGGGGGAGGTGAAGCCACTCGggaggtgaagcctggattgttCATCTCTGGGGTCTCTCCTGACTGGCCCACAGGAGCGGACACGTGCCGCCCTTCTGGAGACACTCTATGAGGAGCTCCATATCCACAGCCAGTCCATGATGGGCCTCGGCGGCGACGATGACAAGATGGAgaatggcagtggtggtggtggcttctTCGAGTCTTTCAAGGTGAGGGCCGGGGCCCCACCCTGGAGCGCAGGGCTGGTGGAGCGAGCGCAGTTGTGGATGGGCCAGAGTCGCAGTCTTAGAAATGGGGTCAGAGGTGGGGCTTGTGGCTCTTCGAGAGACATGCGGCTGGAGGTGGGGTCTGGCTGAGGGCTCGTGTCTCCGCTTGGAAGTGTGGCTAGGGTTGAGGACATAGCTTGCTGGGCCTAAGCTTTCGGGTGCATTGAGATTTGGAGATGTGCTCTGTGCCTTGGGGTTCTGAGCCAGGAGGAGGAGTATAAGGTGGGGCTCTAGTTTGGGATGGGGTTCATGAGCTCTGGAGAGAGGGTCTGTCTGAGAGCACCCACAAAGTTGGAGTCCTCTAGACCAGCAAGGAGCCCCTGGTGCCATGGGCTGTGGCTGTCAGGTTTGAGGGGAGGAGGTCCGTCTTGTTTGGATGACGTTGCGGAGAGACCTCACTGTGTGACCTCCGTGGCACTTTGTGGTTTAGCTAAGAGCTCGGGTTCCCTGGGTTTACATCTCAGCTCTGCCTCTTGTCAGGCCGGGCATTCTCCAAACCTCAGTTATCTGTTGAGTAGTGAAATAGGAGTTCATAACAGCTCACCACACACAAATGCTTTTGACTTATTTGCAAAGCAGTTAGGCGAGCATCCTGTGGGGATAAAGTCCTGCCCATCTTCCAGAGCAAGGACAATCTAGAGGTAGGCAGAGGAGGGCGGGGGTTCTGCCTCTCTCTGGGTGGGGTTCACCCAGCTGCAGGGCAGTGTGGTGATTTCTTGGTTCCTCCTGGTCCACAGCGGGGTGATGGCCTCACTATTACCCAGGCTTGGCTACAGTGGGAACTGTGGGCTTGTGTAGGAAGATTAGTAACCCACAAAGGACACCAACCAGCATCAGGGACCCACGGACTGAACACAGGTCTAGTGATTGCTATGAGCAGGGTCCAGGGGTTTCTCCTCTGGCTGGTGCCAAGTAGGAACCCTGGATTAGGTTGAAGTGTGCTCCCAAGGCAACAGTGATTATGGGGAAAGGCATAATACAATCTGGCCCTGTGGGCCCCAGGCTCAGCTCTGCCTAGGGTTTTTCCTGGTAAAAGTGGCCTGAGAGAGTCCTGAAGGGACCCTGAGAGGGTCCTGGAGGGCCCCTGGGGAGCACGGCCaaccatgcacatgcacagagcgGTCTGCCCTCCTCATGACATCCACATGAGACACTTGGCATGCTGGTGACACATCCAAAGCCCGCCTGCTCGGAAGTTGGCTGTTGACCTGCCTCTTGTGTGACACATGGGGAAGCTGGCTTCACCAAAGGGTGGGGCTTCCTCGGGTCACCTGCAGTGGCACTGGTGGCAGGAGGCCAGATGCACGATCCCGGAGGTTTCCCAAGGTAAGCGGCCCCAGGAAGCCCATACCTCCTTTCCGCCCACCTCTGCTCCCACAGAGAGTCATCCGGAGCCGGAGTCAATCCATGGAcgccatgggactgagcaacagGAAACCCAACACCGTGTCCACCAGCCACAGTGGGAGCTTCACCCCCAACAACCCTGACCTGGCCAAGGCAGCTGGGATAGTGAGTGTCCCCGACTCCCCTGACCCGCCCTCCTCCCCAGGGCCCTTGATGCTCCCTTCCTCCTTAGGCCTGGCCTTATCTCTTCCCACTGCCCCGCTGTTCATGTGCTCGCCCTGGGCACTGGACTTGGTGTAGATACCGTTCTCCAGGGCCAAGCAGCCCAATCAGGGCACTGGGATACACTATTCCTCAAGCCCCTGGCCTTCTCCCCCTGGCTCTTTGTTTATTTGGCTGTGACTTTCTGCAGCCTCTGTGTCCCAGTCCTTACTGAATATCTGCTGTCTGTTGTGTGCTGGAAACTGGGCTGCTGTGTGGGCATCTACTGTCGAGCCTTAAGTCTCTGGTAGCACCTCTGTATGTGAGGCTGTGGGCATCCACTGTGTGTCAGGACCTGGACTGCTGTGTGGATATGTACTTTGTGAGCGTCTACTGTGAGCCCAGCCCTGAGTTCTTGTGCACCTACTATGCGCCCCACCCTGATCTGCTGTGTGAGTACCTACTGTGTGTTGGAAAATGGGCTGCTGCGTGGGCATCAAGTCTGTAAGCACCTTCTGTGTGCCTCAACCCTAGGCTGCTGTGTGAATACCTACTGTGTGTCAGGAATTGGGCTTCTGTGTGAGCAGTTGATGTGTGCTAAGCTCTAGCACAAATGCTGACTCTCAGGACGGATGTTGCTGTGTGGACATTCATTTCTTGTGTAGTACTCTGTCTGCAGCAGCCCGGGCCTCAGTGCCTGTGACTGCCTTTTGTGTGTCTGGAACTGGGCTTCTGTGTGGGCTTGCCTATGTGAACTCTGCCACTATGATTACTAACTGTCAGCCAGGCTCTGTGGGAGTCTGCCCCGACACTCAGGGAATTCAAGAAGCCTACATCAAGACTCAGCTGCTTTGCGCCATCTAGTGGCCACTCCAGACACTGCATGTATTGCTCTGCCGCTCCCCAACCCCATTTGCCTTCTTGTACATCCATCCACTAacccacccatgcatccatctacccacccatgcatccatctacccacccatgcATCTATACATTTATCAGTCCATCAGTCCACCCACCTGTCCATGTGTCCAACCATAATCCTCCCACTtacacatccatccatccgtcc is a window encoding:
- the Rap1gap gene encoding rap1 GTPase-activating protein 1 isoform X4; the protein is MAQPRPPAPQGRPRRGSLPAGAGWQNTDLFEMIEKMQGSRMDEQRCSFPPPLKTEEDYIPYPSVHEVLGREGPFPLILLPQFGGYWIEGTNHEISSIPETEPLQSPTTKVKLECNPTARIYRKHFLGKEHFNYYSLDTALGHLVFSLKYDVIGDQEHLRLLLRTKCRTYHDVIPISCLTEFPNVVQMAKLVCEDVNVDRFYPVLYPKASRLIVTFDEHVISNNFKFGVIYQKLGQTSEEELFSTNEESPAFVEFLEFLGQKVKLQDFKGFRGGLDVTHGQTGTESVYCNFRNKEIMFHVSTKLPYTEGDAQQLQRKRHIGNDIVAVVFQDENTPFVPDMIASNFLHAYVVVQAEGGGPDGPLYKVSVTARDDVPFFGPPLPDPAVFRKGPEFQEFLLTKLINAEYACYKAEKFAKLEERTRAALLETLYEELHIHSQSMMGLGGDDDKMENGSGGGGFFESFKRVIRSRSQSMDAMGLSNRKPNTVSTSHSGSFTPNNPDLAKAAGISLIVPGKSPTRKKSGPFGSRRSSAIGIENIQEVQEKRESPPAGQKTPDSGHVSQEPKSENSSTQSSPEMPTTKNRVESAAQRTEVLQGFSRSSSSASSFTSVVEEAEGVDADDTGLESVSSSGTPHKRDSFLYSTWLDDSVSTTSGGQLPRPHTVTPPRRRQVGGPCVSRDQDPTGNI
- the Rap1gap gene encoding rap1 GTPase-activating protein 1 isoform X3; translation: MAQPRPPAPQGRPRRGSLPAGAGWQNTDLFEMIEKMQGSRMDEQRCSFPPPLKTEEDYIPYPSVHEVLGREGPFPLILLPQFGGYWIEGTNHEISSIPETEPLQSPTTKVKLECNPTARIYRKHFLGKEHFNYYSLDTALGHLVFSLKYDVIGDQEHLRLLLRTKCRTYHDVIPISCLTEFPNVVQMAKLVCEDVNVDRFYPVLYPKASRLIVTFDEHVISNNFKFGVIYQKLGQTSEEELFSTNEESPAFVEFLEFLGQKVKLQDFKGFRGGLDVTHGQTGTESVYCNFRNKEIMFHVSTKLPYTEGDAQQLQRKRHIGNDIVAVVFQDENTPFVPDMIASNFLHAYVVVQAEGGGPDGPLYKVSVTARDDVPFFGPPLPDPAVFRKGPEFQEFLLTKLINAEYACYKAEKFAKLEERTRAALLETLYEELHIHSQSMMGLGGDDDKMENGSGGGGFFESFKRVIRSRSQSMDAMGLSNRKPNTVSTSHSGSFTPNNPDLAKAAGISLLIPGKSASRFGRRGSALGIGAVEESLIVPGKSPTRKKSGPFGSRRSSAIGIENIQEVQEKRESPPAGQKTPDSGHVSQEPKSENSSTQSSPEMPTTKNRVESAAQRTEVLQGFSRSSSSASSFTSVVEEAEGVDADDTGLESVSSSGTPHKRDSFLYSTWLDDSVSTTSGGQLPRPHTVTPPRRRQVGGPCVSRDQDPTGNI
- the Rap1gap gene encoding rap1 GTPase-activating protein 1 isoform X1, with product MSSRKRSFTFGAYGGVDRSFSPRQSVWRSDGQKQSFPQALNLLLVDSVPSHPVSPYPKNTDLFEMIEKMQGSRMDEQRCSFPPPLKTEEDYIPYPSVHEVLGREGPFPLILLPQFGGYWIEGTNHEISSIPETEPLQSPTTKVKLECNPTARIYRKHFLGKEHFNYYSLDTALGHLVFSLKYDVIGDQEHLRLLLRTKCRTYHDVIPISCLTEFPNVVQMAKLVCEDVNVDRFYPVLYPKASRLIVTFDEHVISNNFKFGVIYQKLGQTSEEELFSTNEESPAFVEFLEFLGQKVKLQDFKGFRGGLDVTHGQTGTESVYCNFRNKEIMFHVSTKLPYTEGDAQQLQRKRHIGNDIVAVVFQDENTPFVPDMIASNFLHAYVVVQAEGGGPDGPLYKVSVTARDDVPFFGPPLPDPAVFRKGPEFQEFLLTKLINAEYACYKAEKFAKLEERTRAALLETLYEELHIHSQSMMGLGGDDDKMENGSGGGGFFESFKRVIRSRSQSMDAMGLSNRKPNTVSTSHSGSFTPNNPDLAKAAGISLIVPGKSPTRKKSGPFGSRRSSAIGIENIQEVQEKRESPPAGQKTPDSGHVSQEPKSENSSTQSSPEMPTTKNRVESAAQRTEVLQGFSRSSSSASSFTSVVEEAEGVDADDTGLESVSSSGTPHKRDSFLYSTWLDDSVSTTSGGQLPRPHTVTPPRRRQVGGPCVSRDQDPTGNI